A stretch of the Aminipila terrae genome encodes the following:
- a CDS encoding PBSX family phage terminase large subunit, with the protein MARVKKAIFKFKPFSNKQLKILTWWLPNSPVHDKDGIIADGAIRSGKTVSMALSFIMWAMFTFSDQNFAMCGKTIGSFRRNVLTVLKLMLWSRGYKWKEHRADNLLEVTRKGVTNYFYIFGGKDERSQDLIQGITLAGVFFDEVALMPESFVNQATGRCSVEGSKFWFNCNPDGPYHWFKLNWIDKIDEKNIIYLHFTMDDNLSLSEKIKARYRAMYSGVFFQRYILGLWVVAEGVIYDMFDKAKHVLDTVTGLLKDIYYVSIDYGIQNATVFLLWCKNNKGSGYVPKSTIIPEGMRQSKRLIQSMLMI; encoded by the coding sequence ATGGCAAGAGTAAAGAAAGCTATATTTAAGTTCAAACCTTTTTCAAACAAGCAGCTTAAGATACTCACCTGGTGGCTTCCTAATTCTCCCGTACATGATAAAGATGGAATAATAGCAGACGGAGCAATTCGTTCAGGAAAGACGGTGTCAATGGCACTGTCTTTTATTATGTGGGCCATGTTCACTTTTTCTGATCAGAACTTTGCCATGTGCGGTAAGACCATAGGTTCATTCCGAAGAAATGTGCTTACGGTACTTAAGCTAATGCTCTGGTCCAGAGGGTACAAATGGAAAGAACATCGGGCGGATAATCTTCTTGAAGTTACTCGAAAGGGAGTAACAAATTACTTTTATATCTTTGGTGGTAAGGATGAACGTTCTCAGGACCTCATCCAGGGTATTACTCTGGCCGGGGTCTTTTTTGATGAAGTTGCACTGATGCCGGAATCTTTTGTTAACCAGGCAACAGGGCGTTGCTCTGTGGAAGGTTCAAAGTTCTGGTTTAACTGCAATCCGGATGGGCCATATCACTGGTTCAAATTAAACTGGATTGATAAAATTGACGAAAAGAATATTATTTATCTGCATTTCACCATGGACGACAATCTGTCCTTATCTGAGAAGATTAAAGCCCGTTACAGGGCAATGTATTCGGGTGTATTCTTCCAAAGATACATATTAGGTTTATGGGTAGTTGCTGAAGGTGTTATCTATGATATGTTTGATAAAGCAAAGCATGTGCTTGATACAGTTACAGGGCTGCTTAAAGACATTTACTATGTCAGCATTGACTATGGTATCCAAAACGCTACGGTTTTCTTACTGTGGTGTAAAAATAATAAGGGCAGTGGGTATGTACCAAAGAGTACTATTATTCCGGAAGGGATGAGGCAGAGCAAAAGACTGATTCAGAGTATGCTGATGATCTAA
- a CDS encoding virulence-associated E family protein, with amino-acid sequence MNYDRQIKISSAGNRKSVSWPQQTLWWSEFVDKLKIPVRGTEKLEAYLALPKSKQDELKDVGGFVGGQVQGQRKAANITGRDLITLDLDNIPSEATNDVICRIESLGCGYAIYSTRKHEPVRPRLRILLPIDRTVTVDEYEPIARKIAGIIGIELCDPSTFQASRLMYWPSCCADSKYLFTCSDKPMLSADGVLSMYGDWHNMSEWPQVPGTLQSTQRLLQKQGDPTEKNGVVGAFCKIYDVYKVIDELIPGTYEPCDIGERFTFTGGSTTGGAVIYENGKFIYSHHATDPAGGRLCNAFDLVRLHKFGELDEEAKPDTPTNKLPSYTAMCQFAVSDINVTALLNAERYDNAVESFGQIPKETENWIKLLSVAPQSGNPDKTIDNIIIILENDPLLKEKLAFDEFANRGLVLGNLPWDKREERRQWTDVDDAGLRHYIEKVYRITGKEKLLDATALVAHKNTINDVKDYLNKLEWDGVKRLDTLLSDYLGAEDNKYTRAVIRKSLAAAVARVIVPGIKYDYMPIFSGPQGLGKSTFLRLLGKRWYSDSLQTFEGKEASEMVQGTWINEIGELNGLTKSETNSVKQFLSKTVDIYREAYGRRTSSFPRRCVFFGTTNDSEFLRDKTGNRRFWPVDVGINEPTKSVFSQLEDEVEQIWAEAFTVWRLGEPLYMSGEVEQEAMKQQEEHRECNSKEGLIIEFLERQIPPDWDRRNISERRLYWSGEFNRTGGETMPRDKICAVEIWCECFNGEAKFMKKSDTREINEILSTIPGWSKQKTNGRFGPYGFQRGYIKLSTF; translated from the coding sequence ATGAATTATGACCGTCAAATTAAAATAAGCTCAGCAGGGAACAGAAAATCAGTTTCATGGCCACAGCAGACTCTGTGGTGGAGCGAATTTGTAGACAAACTAAAAATACCTGTAAGAGGAACAGAAAAACTGGAAGCCTATCTTGCTCTGCCCAAATCAAAGCAGGATGAATTAAAAGATGTTGGCGGATTTGTAGGAGGTCAGGTACAGGGTCAGAGAAAAGCAGCTAATATAACAGGGAGAGATTTAATTACCCTTGACCTTGATAACATTCCTTCTGAGGCAACTAATGATGTTATATGCAGAATAGAATCGCTGGGGTGCGGATATGCAATCTATAGTACTAGAAAACATGAACCAGTTAGGCCAAGACTTCGAATACTACTACCAATTGACAGGACGGTCACAGTTGATGAATATGAACCAATAGCAAGAAAAATAGCAGGGATTATAGGCATAGAACTATGCGACCCTTCCACATTCCAAGCATCACGTTTAATGTATTGGCCAAGCTGCTGTGCTGACAGCAAATACCTTTTCACCTGCAGTGATAAACCCATGCTGTCAGCTGATGGAGTGCTCTCAATGTATGGAGACTGGCATAATATGTCCGAGTGGCCGCAGGTACCAGGTACACTGCAAAGCACCCAAAGGCTCCTACAAAAACAGGGAGATCCAACAGAAAAGAACGGTGTAGTAGGGGCATTCTGTAAGATATACGATGTATACAAAGTAATTGATGAACTCATTCCAGGGACCTATGAACCCTGCGATATTGGGGAACGATTTACATTTACCGGAGGATCTACCACGGGAGGAGCGGTTATATATGAAAACGGTAAATTCATTTACTCACATCATGCTACGGACCCAGCAGGAGGAAGGTTATGCAATGCTTTTGATTTGGTAAGGCTTCATAAATTCGGTGAACTTGACGAGGAAGCTAAACCAGATACTCCTACAAACAAACTGCCTTCTTACACAGCTATGTGTCAATTTGCAGTTTCTGATATAAATGTAACAGCGCTGCTTAATGCTGAAAGATATGATAACGCTGTAGAAAGTTTCGGCCAGATTCCAAAAGAGACGGAGAATTGGATTAAGCTTCTATCAGTAGCACCCCAGTCAGGAAATCCGGATAAAACAATCGATAATATCATTATCATACTGGAGAATGACCCTCTGCTTAAAGAAAAGCTTGCTTTTGATGAGTTTGCAAACAGGGGGCTGGTATTAGGAAACTTACCCTGGGACAAGAGAGAGGAAAGACGGCAATGGACGGATGTAGATGATGCTGGTCTCAGACATTACATAGAAAAAGTATACCGGATAACGGGTAAGGAGAAGCTGCTTGATGCGACTGCACTGGTAGCACACAAGAATACCATTAATGACGTAAAGGACTATTTAAACAAACTTGAGTGGGATGGAGTTAAGCGCCTAGACACTTTGCTTTCAGACTACTTAGGGGCGGAAGATAATAAATATACCAGAGCAGTAATAAGAAAAAGTTTAGCTGCAGCTGTGGCCAGGGTAATTGTGCCCGGAATCAAATATGACTATATGCCTATTTTTTCCGGACCCCAGGGACTTGGCAAAAGCACATTCTTACGACTTTTAGGGAAACGCTGGTATTCTGACAGTTTGCAGACTTTTGAAGGTAAAGAAGCCTCAGAAATGGTGCAGGGAACCTGGATCAATGAAATAGGTGAACTGAATGGACTTACTAAATCAGAGACCAATTCGGTAAAGCAGTTTCTATCTAAGACAGTGGATATATACAGAGAAGCATATGGCCGCAGGACTTCCAGTTTTCCACGTAGATGCGTTTTCTTCGGAACTACAAATGACAGTGAGTTCTTAAGGGATAAAACGGGAAACAGAAGATTCTGGCCAGTGGATGTAGGAATTAACGAGCCGACCAAAAGTGTGTTTAGCCAGCTTGAAGATGAAGTAGAACAGATATGGGCTGAAGCTTTTACCGTATGGAGACTTGGAGAACCCTTATACATGTCCGGAGAAGTAGAACAGGAAGCTATGAAGCAACAGGAAGAACACAGAGAGTGCAACAGTAAGGAAGGCCTTATAATTGAGTTCCTAGAAAGACAGATTCCTCCTGATTGGGATAGAAGAAATATCAGCGAACGACGACTTTATTGGAGTGGCGAATTTAATCGGACCGGAGGCGAGACGATGCCAAGAGATAAAATATGCGCAGTAGAGATATGGTGCGAATGTTTTAACGGGGAGGCTAAATTCATGAAGAAATCTGATACCAGAGAAATCAATGAAATATTATCAACTATACCCGGCTGGAGCAAGCAAAAAACAAATGGGAGGTTTGGGCCTTACGGATTCCAAAGAGGATACATTAAACTGTCAACATTCTAA
- the terS gene encoding phage terminase small subunit — translation MPKARSPDRDKAFEIYKEHDGNIDLVYIAEILNLSAGTIRGWKNKDKWEQQLNGTLQIENTERSKRSGAPKGNKNAIGNNGGAPPENKNSEKHGFFSKWLPAETAEIMKSIEKMDPLDILWDNIQLQYTAIIRAQKLMYVKDQDDITTTKIGEGYSDTGSSEKWEVQQAWDKHATFLNAQSRAMKTLEGMMKQYDELLHKNWELATEEQKQRIENLKANTAKIKGDDPDNNSSEDDGFMEALTGKVDDVWQE, via the coding sequence ATGCCGAAAGCAAGAAGTCCTGACAGAGATAAAGCTTTTGAGATATACAAAGAACATGACGGAAATATTGATTTAGTTTACATTGCCGAAATTCTTAATCTATCAGCTGGTACTATTAGGGGTTGGAAGAATAAAGATAAATGGGAACAGCAATTGAATGGAACGCTCCAAATAGAAAATACGGAACGTTCCAAACGTAGCGGTGCACCAAAGGGCAATAAAAATGCAATTGGAAATAATGGTGGGGCTCCCCCTGAAAACAAAAATTCGGAGAAGCATGGCTTCTTTTCTAAGTGGCTTCCGGCTGAGACAGCTGAGATCATGAAGTCCATAGAAAAGATGGACCCGCTTGATATTCTCTGGGACAATATTCAACTGCAGTACACAGCTATTATCAGAGCACAGAAGCTTATGTATGTGAAGGACCAGGATGATATAACAACAACTAAAATTGGTGAAGGATACAGCGATACAGGAAGTAGTGAAAAATGGGAAGTACAGCAGGCCTGGGATAAACATGCAACTTTCCTAAATGCACAGTCAAGAGCCATGAAAACTCTTGAAGGCATGATGAAGCAATATGATGAACTGCTGCACAAGAACTGGGAGCTGGCCACAGAGGAACAGAAGCAGCGTATTGAGAATCTGAAAGCTAATACTGCTAAGATTAAAGGTGATGATCCGGACAATAACAGTAGTGAAGATGATGGCTTTATGGAAGCACTTACAGGAAAGGTTGATGATGTATGGCAAGAGTAA
- a CDS encoding DNA polymerase, with protein sequence MRHMSVDIETFSSVDITKAGLYKYVQSPDFMILLFAYSFDGEPVKIIDLACGETFPPKVLFALADPNVIKHAYNAAFEWYCLNKYGNSPLEQWKCTMLHGLYCGYTAGLAATGEALGLPKDKRKLTTGKALIKLFCTPCKPTKSNGGRKRNWPAHEPEKWNLFKEYCIQDVVTEMEIEKRLSAFPVPEEVQSEWVLDQIINARGVALDKELIDGALRCSEMITQELMAEAVEISGLDNPKSVQQLTKWLEVETGEEVDNLRKETVKDLIKDTESDSARRMLEIRQELSKTSVKKYTAMDTAMCADERARGLLQFYGANRTGRWAGRLVQVQNLPRNSMDDNMLGLARELVRKKRLEDLKIIFGNIPDTLSQLIRTAFIPAEGKTFYVADFSAIEARVIAWLAGEQWRLDVFATHGKIYEASASAMFGIPIEKIKKGNPEYALRQKGKIAELALGYQGASGALITMGALKMGLGEEELPDIVRRWRSSNKRIVDLWYAVENAAISVMKSGQPAGVKNLIFAREADYRTGQDFLTVMLPSGRKLFYVKPFLSPNQWGNDSIHYYGMDQQTKKWTVVDTYGGKLVENIVQAIARDCLMVSIARLSQAGYHPVFHIHDEVICDDLDADIDNMCQVMGEPIPWAPGLILKAEGFTTNYYKKE encoded by the coding sequence ATGAGGCACATGTCAGTTGATATAGAAACTTTCAGCAGTGTAGATATAACAAAAGCGGGATTGTACAAGTATGTACAGTCCCCTGATTTTATGATACTGCTATTTGCCTATAGTTTTGACGGTGAGCCGGTAAAGATTATCGATCTTGCTTGCGGAGAAACATTTCCGCCGAAAGTACTCTTTGCACTTGCGGATCCAAATGTAATTAAGCATGCATACAATGCAGCGTTTGAGTGGTACTGCCTAAATAAGTATGGAAATTCACCGCTTGAACAATGGAAATGCACTATGCTGCACGGCCTTTATTGCGGATATACAGCAGGACTGGCAGCCACAGGTGAAGCACTAGGACTACCAAAGGACAAGAGAAAGCTTACAACAGGAAAAGCCCTGATAAAATTATTCTGTACTCCCTGTAAACCGACAAAGTCAAACGGTGGAAGAAAAAGAAACTGGCCAGCACATGAGCCTGAAAAGTGGAACCTTTTTAAAGAGTACTGCATTCAGGACGTAGTGACAGAAATGGAAATTGAGAAACGCCTTTCAGCTTTCCCTGTGCCAGAAGAAGTGCAAAGTGAATGGGTGCTTGATCAGATTATTAATGCTAGGGGCGTGGCCCTTGATAAAGAATTAATTGACGGGGCCTTAAGGTGCAGCGAAATGATTACGCAGGAGCTAATGGCCGAGGCTGTAGAAATATCTGGCCTGGATAATCCTAAAAGTGTACAACAACTGACTAAATGGCTTGAAGTTGAAACTGGGGAAGAAGTAGACAATCTGAGAAAGGAAACCGTAAAAGATTTAATAAAGGATACAGAAAGCGATTCAGCAAGACGCATGCTTGAAATAAGACAGGAACTTTCTAAGACTTCGGTAAAAAAATATACTGCCATGGATACGGCCATGTGTGCCGATGAAAGGGCAAGAGGGTTGTTACAGTTTTACGGAGCGAACAGGACCGGAAGATGGGCCGGCAGATTGGTGCAGGTGCAGAATCTACCCCGAAATTCCATGGATGATAATATGCTGGGTCTGGCCAGGGAGCTTGTAAGAAAAAAACGGCTAGAAGATTTAAAAATTATCTTTGGGAATATCCCTGATACGCTTTCACAGCTGATAAGAACAGCCTTTATACCTGCAGAGGGCAAAACATTTTATGTAGCAGACTTCTCAGCTATCGAAGCCAGGGTTATTGCCTGGTTAGCAGGTGAGCAATGGAGACTGGATGTATTCGCTACCCATGGAAAAATATACGAGGCTTCCGCATCTGCAATGTTTGGTATACCTATCGAGAAGATAAAAAAGGGCAATCCGGAATACGCCCTAAGGCAGAAAGGAAAGATTGCGGAGCTTGCTCTTGGTTACCAGGGTGCTTCCGGAGCATTAATTACTATGGGGGCTCTGAAGATGGGACTGGGAGAAGAAGAATTACCGGACATTGTCAGAAGGTGGAGAAGTTCCAATAAACGGATTGTTGACCTTTGGTATGCAGTTGAGAATGCGGCTATTTCAGTAATGAAAAGCGGGCAGCCTGCGGGAGTTAAAAATTTGATTTTCGCAAGAGAAGCGGACTACAGGACAGGTCAGGACTTTTTAACAGTAATGCTGCCATCAGGAAGAAAGCTGTTCTATGTAAAACCTTTCTTATCTCCTAACCAATGGGGGAATGATAGTATCCATTATTATGGCATGGATCAGCAGACAAAAAAATGGACGGTGGTGGATACTTACGGAGGAAAGCTTGTTGAAAATATTGTACAGGCGATTGCAAGGGACTGCCTCATGGTAAGTATCGCCAGACTTTCTCAGGCGGGATACCATCCGGTTTTTCACATTCACGATGAAGTGATATGCGATGACTTAGACGCTGACATAGATAACATGTGTCAAGTCATGGGAGAACCTATTCCATGGGCGCCGGGATTGATTTTAAAAGCAGAGGGATTTACCACAAACTACTATAAGAAGGAGTAA
- a CDS encoding DEAD/DEAH box helicase — protein sequence MKFIPHEYQRYCINRMLSDKALGLFLDMGLGKTVITLTAINDLKYNRFEVSKILVVAPKKVAEATWGKEASKWDHLQLLRVITVLGSQSKRIRALNTPADIYVINRENVPWLVEYYRNAWPFDMVIVDEFSSFKSHQAKRFKSLTWVRDKIYRFVGLTGTPAPNGLLDLWSQVYLLDKGERLGKKITHYRERYFEPDQRDREHVFSYAPKPGAEEAIKAAISDICVSMKAEDYLQLPDCLSVTVPVVLNDKAIKAYEKLEREMLLTVDENTIDAGSAAVLTNKLLQLCNGAVYDENREVVEIHNCKLEAFTELVEALNGQPALVFYNFQHDKQRILKATAKMGLEVRELKTPQDADDWNSRQIDILLAHPASAAYGLNLQEGGNHVIWFGLNWSLELYQQANARLHRQGQKEKVIIHHLVVEGGRDEDVITALEDKSATQESLMQSLKARIDKYKSEVDNHNRLHS from the coding sequence ATGAAGTTTATACCGCATGAGTATCAAAGGTATTGCATAAACAGAATGCTTTCGGATAAAGCTTTAGGGTTGTTCCTTGATATGGGACTTGGCAAAACAGTGATTACTCTTACTGCGATTAATGACCTTAAGTATAACCGATTCGAAGTTAGTAAAATACTTGTAGTAGCCCCGAAGAAGGTAGCTGAAGCCACATGGGGGAAAGAAGCTTCTAAATGGGACCATTTACAGTTACTAAGAGTCATTACGGTACTGGGAAGCCAAAGTAAAAGAATCAGAGCATTAAATACACCTGCTGATATATACGTTATAAATCGGGAAAACGTACCGTGGTTAGTCGAATATTACCGGAATGCGTGGCCGTTTGATATGGTTATTGTAGATGAGTTTTCCAGCTTTAAAAGCCACCAGGCGAAAAGATTTAAGAGCCTTACCTGGGTAAGAGATAAGATATACAGATTTGTAGGTCTTACTGGTACACCAGCACCAAACGGACTCCTGGATCTATGGTCCCAGGTGTATCTTCTTGATAAAGGAGAGCGCCTTGGGAAAAAGATAACCCATTATCGTGAAAGGTATTTTGAGCCTGATCAGAGAGACAGGGAGCATGTTTTCAGTTACGCACCAAAACCGGGAGCAGAGGAAGCAATAAAGGCAGCTATTTCAGACATATGCGTTTCCATGAAAGCGGAAGATTATTTACAGCTGCCTGACTGTTTATCAGTAACTGTTCCAGTAGTTCTTAATGATAAAGCCATAAAGGCTTACGAGAAACTGGAAAGAGAAATGCTGCTTACTGTCGATGAGAATACCATTGATGCGGGTTCAGCAGCAGTGCTTACAAATAAGCTTTTACAGCTATGTAACGGGGCAGTATATGACGAAAATAGGGAAGTAGTAGAAATCCATAACTGCAAGCTTGAAGCATTTACAGAACTGGTGGAAGCTTTAAATGGCCAGCCGGCGCTTGTGTTTTATAACTTTCAACACGATAAACAGAGAATCCTGAAAGCTACAGCCAAAATGGGTCTTGAAGTTAGGGAACTAAAAACTCCACAAGATGCAGACGATTGGAATAGCAGGCAGATTGATATTCTTCTTGCGCATCCAGCAAGCGCAGCTTATGGACTTAATCTTCAGGAAGGTGGAAATCACGTAATATGGTTCGGCCTTAATTGGTCATTAGAACTTTATCAGCAGGCCAACGCAAGACTACATCGTCAGGGGCAGAAAGAGAAAGTTATTATACACCATCTTGTTGTTGAAGGTGGCAGAGATGAGGATGTTATAACGGCACTTGAAGATAAGAGTGCAACTCAGGAATCGTTAATGCAGAGTTTAAAAGCAAGAATAGATAAATATAAAAGCGAGGTGGACAACCATAATCGGTTGCATTCTTAA
- a CDS encoding VRR-NUC domain-containing protein: MLPEGKICFVELKNETGRLSSLQKNKIRELKKLGCDVIVAYSKDDVDRFISCCQEVMAE, translated from the coding sequence GTGCTACCGGAAGGGAAGATTTGTTTTGTAGAGCTGAAAAATGAGACAGGCAGATTATCCAGCCTACAGAAGAACAAGATTAGGGAGCTTAAAAAGCTAGGCTGCGATGTGATTGTGGCATACAGTAAGGACGATGTAGACCGGTTTATTTCCTGTTGCCAAGAGGTGATGGCGGAATGA
- a CDS encoding DUF559 domain-containing protein produces MKCWNCGKETDDKWLYKRSYCEECAAVLAKQVSIDQVEYWRLKNKMMIERAVKRIEDSTDNIHPIEFYKPAIKVVSNYTDAHPTAFASTEEALTAIILVANKIRAKVQYRILNFRVDFLLPDLHTVLEIDGKQHNKYKDSKRDLQILYKLGKGWEIVRIETWEVNLSPEELPHTILEERLKKEEYRQKHGDTLAVEIAEVMEQKQLERDNQKKVKEIDEKFGKDPYGFGF; encoded by the coding sequence ATGAAATGCTGGAATTGCGGAAAAGAAACGGATGATAAATGGCTATACAAAAGGAGTTATTGTGAAGAATGTGCAGCTGTATTAGCAAAACAGGTCAGCATCGATCAAGTTGAATATTGGCGATTGAAAAATAAAATGATGATTGAGAGGGCTGTTAAACGCATTGAAGATTCCACTGACAATATACATCCCATTGAATTTTATAAACCCGCGATTAAGGTAGTAAGCAATTACACCGATGCCCATCCAACAGCCTTTGCAAGTACTGAGGAAGCATTGACAGCAATAATTCTGGTTGCAAACAAAATTCGTGCAAAAGTTCAGTACAGAATATTGAATTTTAGAGTTGACTTCCTTCTCCCAGACTTACATACTGTGTTAGAAATTGACGGGAAGCAGCACAATAAATATAAAGATTCCAAGCGGGATTTGCAGATTTTATATAAGTTGGGCAAAGGTTGGGAAATTGTTAGGATAGAAACATGGGAAGTCAATCTAAGCCCCGAAGAATTGCCGCATACCATTTTAGAGGAACGACTGAAGAAAGAAGAGTACCGTCAAAAGCATGGAGATACGCTAGCCGTTGAAATTGCAGAAGTAATGGAACAAAAGCAACTTGAAAGAGATAATCAGAAGAAAGTCAAAGAGATTGATGAAAAATTCGGCAAAGATCCATATGGATTTGGTTTTTAA
- a CDS encoding phage portal protein, with product MDLDVMKKTIKKYATHHSDMIIKSLVAERYYKNKNDILFPDKSKEEDKEENPLRNADNRIPSNFHSLLVNQKAAYMFTAPPLFDVGNNTANKQIVDELGDRYAKTCKDLCINASNSTVSWLHYWINSDKKFEYGVIDSKQIIPIWSTDLNKKLIGLLRIHDEVDELTGDKYTIYEYWNDTVCQAFRKKTSDTVDEGLQAYSMFYQFVEDTQTGEMVNTYQHGLGRVPFIPFFNNNVGTSDLDNIKSLIDTYDKVYSGFVNDLEDIQEIIFILSGYGGTDLKEFIQDLKKYKAIKVDGDDGSGVSSLTINIPVEAREKLLTITRKAIFEQGQGVDPQPESFGNASGVALKYLYSLLSLKAGLMETEFRLAFGEFVRAICQYIGVECKSIIQTWTRTAITNDTELADIAQKSQSVISKKTIVKNHPWVKDPEKEIQQIEEEDKIPESDMINQNKKDIETNHNDKKQVMDGAANK from the coding sequence ATGGATTTGGATGTAATGAAAAAGACGATTAAAAAATATGCAACACATCACTCTGATATGATTATAAAATCATTAGTTGCAGAGCGGTATTACAAAAATAAGAATGATATTTTATTTCCTGATAAGAGCAAAGAAGAAGATAAAGAGGAAAATCCGCTGCGAAATGCAGATAATCGAATACCCTCTAACTTTCACAGCCTTCTAGTCAATCAGAAGGCAGCTTACATGTTTACAGCACCACCGCTATTTGATGTTGGCAATAATACAGCCAATAAGCAGATAGTTGATGAGTTAGGGGATAGATATGCTAAAACATGTAAAGATCTTTGTATAAATGCTTCCAACAGTACAGTATCTTGGTTACATTACTGGATAAATAGTGACAAAAAGTTTGAGTATGGCGTGATTGACTCAAAACAAATTATACCGATATGGTCAACAGATTTAAATAAAAAACTAATTGGACTGCTTAGGATACATGATGAAGTTGATGAATTAACTGGAGATAAATATACTATTTATGAATATTGGAATGATACAGTTTGCCAGGCATTCCGCAAAAAAACTTCTGATACGGTAGATGAAGGGCTACAGGCCTATTCAATGTTTTATCAGTTCGTGGAAGATACCCAGACGGGTGAAATGGTCAACACATACCAGCATGGCCTTGGTAGAGTACCATTTATTCCATTCTTCAATAACAATGTTGGCACCAGTGATCTGGATAACATCAAGAGCCTGATAGACACATATGACAAAGTATACAGCGGATTTGTAAATGATCTCGAAGACATACAGGAGATTATTTTTATTTTAAGCGGATATGGCGGCACAGACTTGAAAGAATTTATTCAGGACCTAAAAAAGTATAAGGCTATAAAAGTAGATGGAGATGACGGCTCTGGAGTTTCTTCACTAACCATTAATATTCCGGTGGAAGCCAGAGAAAAGCTACTTACAATAACCAGAAAGGCAATTTTTGAACAAGGGCAGGGGGTTGACCCACAGCCGGAGAGTTTTGGTAATGCTTCTGGAGTTGCATTGAAATACTTGTATTCTCTTCTGTCATTAAAAGCTGGGTTAATGGAGACAGAATTTCGGCTTGCATTTGGTGAGTTTGTTAGAGCTATCTGTCAATATATCGGAGTTGAGTGTAAATCTATCATTCAAACATGGACAAGGACAGCAATTACAAATGATACGGAACTTGCGGATATTGCACAAAAGAGCCAGAGTGTTATATCTAAGAAAACCATTGTTAAAAATCATCCTTGGGTTAAAGATCCGGAAAAAGAGATACAACAGATTGAGGAAGAAGATAAGATTCCTGAGAGTGATATGATTAATCAGAATAAAAAGGATATTGAGACAAACCACAATGATAAAAAGCAGGTGATGGATGGTGCAGCAAACAAGTGA